In Streptomyces sp. NBC_00704, a genomic segment contains:
- a CDS encoding PPA1309 family protein gives MSNTPMAASPLTRAVLEIDEYASGLGWDQPARLFALVDTARLRAQEPSLAAQLGLQDEPEITGLTPVEQDEVPTDKPLDEFLATIAWPDAVVGCALTVERLMLPPSAEAQVPQGLSEAKLAKWVSDHPDRQEVRMTVGVLRDGTRDSALRLREKDASTEVLTGSGLVPGLAEALSATFAE, from the coding sequence ATGTCCAACACTCCCATGGCGGCGAGCCCGCTCACCCGGGCCGTGCTCGAGATCGACGAGTACGCCTCCGGCCTCGGCTGGGACCAGCCCGCCCGCCTCTTCGCCCTCGTAGACACCGCCCGGCTGCGCGCCCAGGAACCGTCGCTCGCCGCTCAGCTCGGCCTCCAGGACGAGCCCGAGATCACCGGCCTCACCCCCGTCGAGCAGGACGAGGTGCCGACGGACAAGCCGCTCGACGAGTTCCTCGCCACGATCGCCTGGCCCGACGCGGTCGTCGGCTGCGCCCTCACCGTGGAGCGTCTGATGCTGCCGCCGTCGGCCGAGGCCCAGGTCCCCCAGGGCCTGAGCGAGGCGAAGCTCGCGAAGTGGGTGTCGGACCACCCGGACCGCCAAGAGGTCCGGATGACGGTCGGGGTCCTGCGCGACGGCACCCGCGACTCCGCCCTGCGGCTGCGGGAGAAGGACGCCTCCACGGAGGTCCTCACCGGCTCGGGCCTGGTGCCGGGTCTCGCGGAGGCGCTCTCGGCGACCTTCGCCGAGTAG
- the hisN gene encoding histidinol-phosphatase, whose protein sequence is MPDYLDDLRLAHVLADAADAGTMDRFKALDLKVETKPDMTPVSEADKAAEELIRGQLQRARPRDAILGEEYGVEGTGPRRWVIDPIDGTKNYVRGVPVWATLISLMEAGETGFQPVVGVVSAPALGRRWWAAKGHGAYSGRSLSAASRLRVSRVSELSDASFAYSSLGGWEERGRLNGFLDLTRAVWRTRAYGDFWPYMMVAEGSIDMCAEPELSLWDMAATAIVVTEAGGAFTGLDGRPGPHSGNAAASNGLLHDDLLDHLNQRY, encoded by the coding sequence ATGCCGGACTACCTCGACGACCTCCGACTCGCGCACGTCCTCGCGGACGCCGCCGACGCCGGGACGATGGACCGTTTCAAGGCCCTCGACCTCAAGGTCGAGACGAAACCGGACATGACCCCGGTGAGCGAGGCCGACAAGGCCGCCGAGGAGCTGATCCGCGGCCAGCTCCAGCGCGCCCGCCCCCGGGACGCGATCCTGGGCGAGGAGTACGGCGTCGAGGGCACCGGCCCGCGCCGCTGGGTGATCGACCCGATCGACGGCACGAAGAACTACGTGCGGGGCGTCCCCGTGTGGGCGACGCTGATCTCGCTGATGGAGGCGGGCGAGACCGGCTTCCAGCCCGTCGTCGGCGTCGTCTCGGCGCCCGCGCTGGGCCGGCGCTGGTGGGCGGCGAAGGGGCACGGCGCCTACAGCGGCCGCAGCCTGTCCGCCGCGAGCCGGCTGCGCGTCTCCCGCGTCTCCGAGCTCTCGGACGCCTCCTTCGCCTACTCCTCGCTCGGCGGCTGGGAGGAGCGCGGACGGCTCAACGGCTTCCTGGACCTCACCCGCGCGGTGTGGCGCACGCGCGCGTACGGCGACTTCTGGCCGTACATGATGGTCGCCGAGGGCTCGATCGACATGTGCGCCGAACCGGAACTCTCCCTGTGGGACATGGCGGCCACGGCGATCGTGGTGACGGAGGCGGGCGGCGCGTTCACCGGCCTCGACGGGCGTCCCGGCCCGCACAGCGGCAACGCCGCGGCCTCCAACGGCCTGCTCCACGACGACCTGCTGGACCACCTCAACCAGCGCTACTGA
- a CDS encoding TetR/AcrR family transcriptional regulator, with protein MPAARESLLDAAFAALALRPWAAVRMVDVAVAAGVSRQTLYNEFGSKEGLARALVRREADGYLAGVDRALAVHGDTRDRLTAVAEWTVSAARDSVLVRAVLTGFWSERLPAPTLSAVPSSSAVPAQRRADGPLPSPGELVGAVRDRAVAVFSGPGALRADTAELARCCELAVRLALSCVAAPPPGEDGVADLVRGALHRRHRNQGQPPAAGAGPSEPSPTAATRSPR; from the coding sequence ATGCCTGCAGCGCGGGAATCCCTGCTGGACGCCGCCTTCGCGGCGCTTGCGCTACGGCCGTGGGCCGCGGTGCGGATGGTGGACGTGGCCGTGGCGGCCGGGGTGTCCCGGCAGACGCTCTACAACGAGTTCGGCAGCAAGGAGGGCCTCGCGAGGGCCCTGGTCCGGCGCGAGGCCGACGGCTACCTCGCCGGGGTCGACCGGGCGCTGGCCGTGCACGGCGACACCCGGGACCGGCTCACGGCCGTCGCCGAGTGGACGGTCTCGGCCGCCCGCGACAGCGTGCTCGTGCGGGCCGTCCTCACCGGCTTCTGGAGCGAGCGCCTGCCCGCCCCGACGCTCTCGGCGGTCCCGTCCTCCTCCGCCGTGCCGGCGCAGCGGCGGGCGGACGGGCCGCTGCCCTCGCCCGGCGAGCTGGTGGGCGCCGTCCGCGACCGGGCGGTGGCGGTGTTCTCCGGGCCCGGTGCGCTCCGGGCGGACACCGCCGAACTGGCCCGCTGCTGCGAACTCGCCGTCCGCCTCGCGCTGTCGTGCGTGGCCGCGCCGCCGCCGGGCGAGGACGGCGTCGCCGACCTGGTGCGCGGGGCCCTGCACCGACGCCACAGGAACCAGGGGCAGCCGCCTGCCGCCGGGGCCGGACCTAGTGAGCCGAGCCCGACAGCTGCAACCCGATCACCCCGATGA
- a CDS encoding CBS domain-containing protein, whose translation MLVRDAMSTVILTIGPAHTLRQAAALMAARRVGAAVVLDPDAGGIGILTERDILVSVALGQDPDTERTHAHTTDDVVFAAPTWTLEEAAGAMTHGGFRHLIVLDQHGPAGIVSVRDIIRCWLPARRPDQTRTPSYSGLGPSQARI comes from the coding sequence ATGCTCGTCCGTGACGCCATGAGCACGGTGATCCTCACCATCGGTCCCGCACACACCCTCCGTCAGGCCGCCGCCCTGATGGCCGCCCGCCGGGTCGGCGCGGCGGTCGTCCTGGACCCGGACGCCGGCGGCATCGGCATCCTCACCGAGCGCGACATCCTCGTCTCGGTGGCCCTCGGCCAGGACCCCGACACGGAACGCACCCACGCCCACACCACGGACGACGTGGTCTTCGCCGCACCGACCTGGACGCTGGAGGAGGCGGCCGGGGCGATGACCCACGGCGGCTTCCGCCATCTGATCGTCCTCGACCAGCACGGACCGGCCGGCATCGTCTCGGTGCGCGACATCATCCGCTGCTGGCTCCCGGCCCGCAGGCCCGACCAAACCCGTACCCCGTCCTACAGTGGACTCGGTCCAAGCCAGGCCAGAATCTAA
- a CDS encoding tetratricopeptide repeat protein, giving the protein MDVMGDKATLFGTGRFVQPSGEEATPDESRDEAADAVETGEAVEEMRLRLAARAGDVEAVSVLGAMLLRRGDLDGAEPHLRAATAEGDRAAANNLGVLLHQRGYPDEAAGWWRVAAVAGSAAAAHALGRHCRECGDEPAAEYWLRQSAEQGHALGAYALADLLEHRGDAGAERWMRAAAERGHREAAYRLARALDLKDHEQSGEPGERGPAGGATHGRGPDDGVAARSDAEQWYRQAAARGHRRAALHLGTILEKRGDLKEAGRWYLTSAKDGEARAACALGFLLRDAGDTENAAIWWLRAAQEGDGNAANALGALHAERGQTQTAERWYRAAMDAGDDNGAYNLALLCAEQGRTAQAEQWYRRAAYAGHREAANALAVLLLQGGDTAGAEPWFSKAAEAGSVDAAFNLGILFAGRGEETVALRWYERAAAAGHTEAALQVGIARLRDGDEREAERHLRCAAGGGSAEAAYRLAALLDSRRPPQPAHELGEIVHDKTECEEWYERAATQGHRRAQVRVGMLAAARGDVVEAARWYRTAAEAGSRNGAFNLGLLLAREGSEPEAAVWWTRAADAGHGRAALRLALVYARRGELAEGQRWADRAVSLGPAEVGERAARLRDALREELSA; this is encoded by the coding sequence ATGGACGTTATGGGGGACAAGGCAACTCTGTTCGGGACAGGGCGGTTTGTGCAGCCTTCCGGTGAGGAAGCGACCCCGGACGAGAGCCGGGACGAGGCGGCGGACGCCGTCGAGACGGGGGAGGCCGTCGAGGAGATGCGCCTGCGACTCGCGGCACGAGCCGGCGACGTCGAGGCCGTGAGCGTCCTCGGGGCCATGCTGCTGCGCCGCGGCGACCTCGACGGAGCCGAACCCCATCTCCGCGCCGCCACCGCCGAGGGCGACCGGGCGGCCGCCAACAACCTGGGCGTCCTCCTCCACCAGCGGGGCTACCCCGACGAGGCGGCCGGCTGGTGGCGGGTCGCCGCCGTCGCCGGCTCCGCCGCCGCGGCGCACGCGCTGGGCCGCCACTGCCGGGAATGCGGGGACGAACCGGCCGCCGAGTACTGGCTGCGCCAGTCCGCCGAACAGGGGCACGCCCTGGGCGCCTACGCCCTCGCCGACCTCCTGGAGCACCGCGGCGACGCCGGGGCCGAACGCTGGATGCGGGCCGCCGCCGAGCGCGGCCACCGGGAAGCGGCGTACCGACTGGCCCGGGCCCTCGACCTGAAGGACCACGAGCAGAGCGGCGAGCCGGGCGAGCGGGGGCCCGCCGGCGGCGCGACGCACGGACGCGGACCGGACGACGGCGTCGCCGCGCGGTCGGACGCCGAACAGTGGTACCGCCAGGCCGCCGCGCGCGGACACCGCCGCGCCGCGCTCCACCTCGGGACGATCCTGGAGAAGCGGGGCGACCTCAAGGAGGCCGGTCGCTGGTACCTGACGTCCGCCAAGGACGGGGAGGCGCGCGCCGCCTGCGCGCTCGGCTTCCTGCTGCGCGACGCCGGAGACACCGAGAACGCCGCGATCTGGTGGCTGCGGGCCGCGCAGGAGGGCGACGGCAACGCGGCCAACGCGCTCGGCGCGCTGCACGCCGAACGCGGCCAGACCCAGACCGCCGAACGCTGGTACCGGGCCGCGATGGACGCCGGCGACGACAACGGCGCCTACAACCTCGCCCTGCTCTGCGCCGAGCAGGGCCGCACCGCGCAGGCCGAGCAGTGGTACCGCCGCGCCGCCTACGCCGGGCACCGGGAGGCGGCCAACGCACTGGCGGTGCTGCTGCTCCAGGGCGGCGACACCGCCGGGGCCGAGCCCTGGTTCTCCAAGGCGGCCGAGGCGGGCAGCGTCGACGCCGCGTTCAACCTCGGGATCCTGTTCGCCGGGCGGGGCGAGGAGACGGTGGCGCTGCGCTGGTACGAGCGGGCGGCGGCCGCCGGGCACACCGAGGCGGCGCTCCAGGTCGGCATCGCGCGCCTGCGCGACGGCGACGAACGGGAGGCCGAGCGGCACCTGCGCTGCGCCGCGGGCGGCGGCAGCGCGGAGGCGGCATACCGGCTGGCCGCCCTGCTCGACTCGCGCCGGCCGCCGCAGCCCGCGCACGAGCTCGGGGAGATCGTGCACGACAAGACCGAGTGCGAGGAGTGGTACGAGCGGGCGGCGACGCAGGGGCACCGGCGTGCGCAGGTGCGGGTCGGGATGCTGGCCGCCGCCCGGGGCGACGTGGTGGAGGCGGCTCGGTGGTACCGGACGGCCGCCGAGGCCGGGTCCCGCAACGGCGCCTTCAACCTCGGGCTGCTGCTCGCGCGGGAGGGCAGCGAGCCCGAGGCGGCCGTGTGGTGGACGCGGGCGGCCGACGCGGGTCACGGGCGGGCGGCGTTGCGGCTGGCCCTGGTCTACGCGCGTCGCGGGGAGCTGGCGGAGGGGCAGCGGTGGGCGGACCGGGCGGTGTCGCTCGGGCCGGCGGAGGTCGGCGAGCGGGCGGCGCGGCTGCGGGACGCTTTGCGGGAGGAGTTGTCCGCGTGA
- a CDS encoding YlbL family protein has product MPRRTATMLASTLMLIALLCAGVLIPVPYAEMSPGPTVNTLGDHDGEPVLQISGRRTYATSGHLNMTTVRVTSADYRMNLVEAVYGWLAHDAKVVPHDTLYPDGKTEEQSTQENAEEFSQSQESAKVAALKELKVPVTSWVIVSTVVKGSPAEGRLHAGDVIKAVDGKAVKQPGDVAKLVTAHKPGGKVVFTIVPAKEQAAAEKAHKAATTTQDVAVTTAASDDSGRKRAVVGISAGTDHTFPFTVDIKLADVGGPSAGLMFALGIYDKLTPGSLTGGRFVAGTGTIDDDGKVGPIGGIELKTVGARSQGAQYFLTPAENCAAAAKDTPSGLRLVKVHTIDDALAALEDIRGGDTAGLPACEK; this is encoded by the coding sequence ATGCCACGCCGCACCGCGACGATGCTCGCCTCCACCCTGATGCTGATCGCGCTCCTGTGCGCGGGAGTGCTCATCCCCGTGCCGTACGCGGAGATGTCCCCGGGGCCGACGGTGAACACGCTCGGCGACCACGACGGCGAGCCGGTGCTGCAGATCTCCGGGCGCAGGACGTACGCGACCAGCGGCCACCTGAACATGACCACGGTGCGGGTCACCAGCGCCGACTACCGGATGAACCTCGTCGAGGCGGTCTACGGCTGGCTGGCGCACGACGCCAAGGTGGTCCCGCACGACACGCTGTACCCGGACGGCAAGACCGAGGAGCAGTCCACCCAGGAGAACGCCGAGGAGTTCAGCCAGTCCCAGGAGAGCGCCAAGGTGGCGGCCCTGAAGGAGCTGAAGGTCCCCGTGACGTCCTGGGTGATCGTCTCGACCGTGGTGAAGGGCTCCCCGGCCGAGGGCAGACTGCACGCGGGCGACGTGATCAAGGCCGTCGACGGAAAGGCCGTGAAGCAGCCCGGCGACGTCGCCAAGCTGGTGACCGCGCACAAGCCGGGCGGGAAGGTCGTCTTCACCATCGTCCCGGCGAAGGAGCAGGCGGCCGCCGAGAAGGCGCACAAGGCGGCGACCACGACCCAGGACGTCGCCGTCACCACCGCGGCCTCCGACGACAGCGGCCGCAAGCGGGCCGTCGTCGGGATCTCGGCCGGCACCGACCACACGTTCCCGTTCACCGTCGACATCAAGCTCGCCGACGTGGGCGGCCCCAGCGCCGGTCTGATGTTCGCCCTCGGCATCTACGACAAGCTCACCCCCGGCAGTCTCACCGGCGGCAGGTTCGTCGCCGGCACCGGGACGATCGACGACGACGGCAAGGTCGGACCGATCGGCGGCATCGAGCTGAAGACGGTCGGCGCGCGCAGCCAGGGCGCCCAGTACTTCCTGACGCCCGCCGAGAACTGCGCGGCCGCCGCCAAGGACACCCCCTCGGGGCTCAGGCTCGTCAAGGTGCACACCATCGACGACGCCCTCGCCGCCCTCGAGGACATCCGCGGCGGCGACACCGCGGGCCTGCCCGCGTGCGAGAAGTGA
- a CDS encoding UPF0182 family membrane protein, translating into MPDRGGGPTGPRIRVGRPSRRVRTLLMTLAVLAVLGMAFTMFAGFWTDWLWYRSVHYSSVFTTTLWTKIGLFFVFGLLMAVAVGVNIWLAHRLRPPLSAMSVEQQSLDRYRMGIAPYKTWLLLGITALVGLIAGASAAGQWRTWLMWVNGVSFGQKDPQFHLDVSFFAFDLPWYRFLLGFGFAATILSLIAAALTHYLYGGLRVTSPGARATAAATGHLSVLLGIFVALKAVAYWLDRYGLAVKSSDFKATDNWTGLRYVDANAYLPAKTILFCIAVICALLFFATLWRRTWQLPVIGFGLMVLSAILIGGLYPAIVQKFQVQPNEQAKEAPYVEKNLKATREAYGIDGAQVTEYSGTSTTKDKTTLRDDADATASIRVLDPNIVSPTFQQLQQMRKYYAFPTNLDVDRYNVKGTDEDTVIGLRELNLAGVDKQNWINNHFRYTHGYGVVAAKGTTSDSEGRPVFTESDLPSQGELGSYEQRVYYGEKTTTYSIVGGPQKEIDYSDDKGEKTTSYTGNSGVNLSNPVNRAAYAVAFGEPQILYSGAIGDGSRILYNRTPKERVEAVAPWLTIDGDAYPAVVDNKIQWIVDAYTTTNGYPYASRTTLGDTTADSLTATNDNRAVVAQQNQVNYIRNSVKATVDAYTGEVKLFQWDTQDPVLKTWMKAFPGTVKAKSSISPSLMAHLRYPQDLFKVQRELLSRYHVKDATTFLSGSEVWQVPDDPSNKSGDAVPPYYLSMRMPDQKAQAFSLTTTFTPNGRDNLSAFMAVDSEAGTPDYGKIRVLKLPTSTTVDGPKQVQSQFNSEQDIAESIRLLKGGDSDIEYGNLLTVPLDGGLLYVEPVYVRGGGLKYPLLKKVLVTYGGNTAFEDTLDEALNKVFGAEAANPPPTDEGGGTTPPPTSSNPTVRQALADAQKAFEAGQEALKKPDWDAYAKAQKDLEAALKRAEDAQAQADKGAKTGGSADPSPAAGPAAGGKATGSPSPGPSSG; encoded by the coding sequence ATGCCGGACCGCGGCGGAGGCCCCACGGGGCCGCGGATCAGAGTGGGCCGCCCGTCCCGGCGTGTCCGGACCCTGCTCATGACACTGGCCGTCCTGGCCGTCCTGGGCATGGCGTTCACCATGTTCGCCGGGTTCTGGACGGACTGGCTCTGGTACCGCTCGGTGCATTACTCGTCGGTCTTCACCACCACGCTGTGGACCAAGATCGGGCTGTTCTTCGTCTTCGGCCTGCTGATGGCCGTCGCGGTCGGCGTCAACATCTGGCTGGCGCACCGGCTGCGGCCGCCGCTGAGCGCGATGTCGGTGGAACAGCAGAGCCTCGACCGCTACCGCATGGGCATCGCGCCGTACAAGACGTGGCTGCTGCTCGGCATCACCGCCCTGGTCGGCCTGATCGCCGGCGCGTCCGCGGCGGGCCAGTGGCGGACCTGGCTGATGTGGGTCAACGGGGTCTCCTTCGGGCAGAAGGACCCCCAGTTCCACCTGGACGTGTCCTTCTTCGCGTTCGACCTGCCCTGGTACCGGTTCCTGCTCGGCTTCGGCTTCGCCGCCACGATCCTGTCCCTGATCGCCGCCGCGCTCACCCACTACCTGTACGGCGGGCTGCGGGTCACCAGCCCGGGCGCGCGCGCCACGGCCGCGGCCACCGGCCATCTGTCGGTCCTGCTGGGCATCTTCGTCGCGCTCAAGGCGGTCGCCTACTGGCTCGACCGCTACGGCCTCGCGGTGAAGTCCAGCGACTTCAAGGCCACGGACAACTGGACGGGCCTGCGCTACGTCGACGCCAACGCCTACCTCCCGGCGAAGACGATCCTGTTCTGCATCGCCGTCATCTGCGCCCTGCTCTTCTTCGCCACCCTGTGGCGGCGCACCTGGCAGCTGCCGGTCATCGGGTTCGGCCTGATGGTGCTCTCGGCGATCCTCATCGGCGGGCTCTACCCGGCGATCGTCCAGAAGTTCCAGGTCCAGCCCAACGAGCAGGCCAAGGAAGCCCCGTACGTCGAGAAGAACCTCAAGGCGACGCGCGAGGCCTACGGCATCGACGGCGCGCAGGTCACCGAGTACTCGGGCACCAGCACCACCAAGGACAAGACGACCCTGCGCGACGACGCCGACGCCACCGCGAGCATCCGCGTCCTCGACCCGAACATCGTCTCCCCGACCTTCCAGCAGCTCCAGCAGATGCGGAAGTACTACGCGTTCCCGACCAACCTGGACGTGGACCGCTACAACGTGAAGGGGACCGACGAGGACACCGTCATCGGTCTGCGCGAGCTGAACCTCGCGGGCGTCGACAAGCAGAACTGGATCAACAACCACTTCCGCTACACGCACGGCTACGGCGTGGTCGCCGCCAAGGGAACGACGTCCGACTCCGAGGGGCGCCCGGTCTTCACCGAGTCCGACCTGCCCTCGCAGGGCGAGCTCGGCAGTTACGAGCAGCGGGTCTACTACGGCGAGAAGACGACCACGTACTCGATCGTCGGCGGCCCCCAGAAGGAGATCGACTACTCCGACGACAAGGGGGAGAAGACCACCAGCTACACCGGCAACAGCGGCGTCAACCTCTCCAACCCGGTCAACCGGGCCGCGTACGCGGTGGCGTTCGGCGAGCCGCAGATCCTCTACTCCGGCGCCATCGGCGACGGTTCGCGGATCCTGTACAACCGCACGCCCAAGGAGCGCGTCGAGGCGGTCGCCCCGTGGCTGACCATCGACGGCGACGCCTACCCGGCCGTGGTCGACAACAAGATCCAGTGGATCGTCGACGCCTACACGACGACCAACGGGTACCCGTACGCCTCCCGTACGACGCTCGGCGACACGACGGCCGACTCGCTGACCGCGACCAACGACAACCGCGCGGTGGTGGCCCAGCAGAACCAGGTCAACTACATCCGCAACTCGGTGAAGGCGACCGTCGACGCGTACACGGGCGAGGTCAAGCTCTTCCAGTGGGACACCCAGGACCCGGTCCTCAAGACCTGGATGAAGGCGTTCCCCGGAACGGTGAAGGCCAAGTCGTCCATCTCGCCCTCGCTGATGGCCCATCTCCGGTACCCGCAGGACCTGTTCAAGGTCCAGCGCGAACTGCTCAGCCGCTACCACGTGAAGGACGCGACGACGTTCCTCAGCGGCAGTGAGGTGTGGCAGGTGCCGGACGACCCGTCCAACAAGTCGGGCGACGCGGTGCCGCCGTACTACCTGAGCATGAGGATGCCCGACCAGAAGGCGCAGGCGTTCTCGCTGACGACGACGTTCACGCCCAACGGCCGTGACAACCTCAGCGCGTTCATGGCGGTCGACTCCGAGGCGGGCACGCCCGACTACGGCAAGATCAGAGTCCTGAAGCTGCCGACGAGCACGACCGTCGACGGGCCCAAACAGGTGCAGAGCCAGTTCAACTCCGAACAGGACATCGCCGAGTCCATCAGGCTCCTCAAGGGCGGCGACTCCGACATCGAGTACGGCAACCTGCTGACGGTCCCGCTCGACGGCGGCCTGCTCTACGTGGAACCCGTCTACGTGCGCGGCGGCGGCCTCAAGTACCCGCTGCTGAAGAAGGTGTTGGTGACCTACGGCGGCAACACCGCCTTCGAGGACACCCTGGACGAAGCCCTGAACAAGGTGTTCGGCGCGGAGGCGGCGAACCCGCCGCCGACGGACGAGGGCGGGGGCACGACCCCGCCGCCGACGTCGTCCAACCCGACGGTCCGCCAGGCGCTGGCCGACGCGCAGAAGGCCTTCGAGGCCGGCCAGGAGGCGCTGAAGAAGCCCGACTGGGACGCGTACGCCAAGGCGCAGAAGGATCTGGAGGCCGCGCTGAAGCGGGCCGAGGACGCGCAGGCGCAGGCGGACAAGGGCGCCAAGACCGGCGGCAGCGCCGACCCGTCGCCCGCGGCCGGCCCTGCCGCCGGTGGCAAGGCGACCGGCAGTCCCAGCCCTGGCCCGAGCAGCGGCTGA
- a CDS encoding Fur family transcriptional regulator, with translation MSDLLDRLRGRGFRMTAQRRVVAEVLDGEHVHLTADEVHARAVVRLPEISRATVYNTLGELVSLGEVLEVATDRRAKRYDPNAHRPHHHLVCARCGAIKDVHPSGNPLADLPDSERFGFTVSDVEVTYRGLCPDCATA, from the coding sequence ATGAGTGACCTTCTGGACCGACTGCGTGGCCGCGGATTTCGGATGACCGCGCAGCGGCGCGTCGTGGCCGAGGTGCTCGACGGCGAGCACGTCCATCTGACGGCCGACGAGGTGCACGCCAGGGCCGTCGTCCGGCTGCCGGAGATCTCCCGGGCGACCGTCTACAACACGCTCGGCGAACTGGTCTCCCTCGGCGAGGTGCTCGAGGTCGCCACCGACCGGCGTGCCAAGCGGTACGACCCGAACGCGCACCGCCCGCACCACCACCTCGTGTGCGCCCGCTGCGGCGCCATCAAGGACGTCCACCCGAGCGGCAACCCGCTGGCCGACCTCCCGGACTCGGAACGCTTCGGCTTCACGGTCTCCGACGTCGAGGTGACCTACCGCGGCCTCTGCCCCGACTGCGCCACGGCCTGA
- a CDS encoding DMT family transporter yields MAWLLVVVAGVLETGFAVCLKLSHGFTRLWPTVAFCSFALGSFGLLTLSLKKLDVGPAYAVWTGIGAAGTAIYGMVFLGDLVSTLKIVSISLVIIGVIGLQLSGSAH; encoded by the coding sequence ATGGCGTGGCTGCTGGTCGTCGTGGCCGGAGTGCTCGAGACCGGCTTCGCCGTCTGTCTCAAGCTGTCGCACGGTTTCACCCGGCTCTGGCCGACCGTCGCCTTCTGCTCCTTCGCCCTGGGCAGCTTCGGCCTGCTGACCCTCTCCCTGAAGAAGCTGGACGTCGGTCCCGCCTACGCCGTGTGGACGGGCATCGGCGCGGCCGGCACCGCGATCTACGGCATGGTCTTCCTCGGCGACCTGGTGTCGACGCTGAAGATCGTCTCGATCAGCCTGGTGATCATCGGGGTGATCGGGTTGCAGCTGTCGGGCTCGGCTCACTAG
- the rsgA gene encoding ribosome small subunit-dependent GTPase A produces the protein MRRYGKHTDEDDIRSRPNRKGTRPRTHTRPKHEDAADGMVLTVDRGRLTCLVDDRIVLAMKARELGRKAAVVGDRVALVGDLSGKKDTLARIVRIAERTSVLRRTADDDDPYERVVVANADQLAVVTALADPEPRPRLIDRCLVAAYDGGLTPLLVLTKSDLASPDKLLELYGDLDIPYVVTSREELENGDAAERVRELLAGRTTAFVGHSGVGKTTLVNALVPLERRRVTGHVNAVTGRGRHTTTSALALPLAGTDDWVIDTPGIRSFGLHHVDPSRVILAFPDLVPGTEGCPRACSHDEPDCALDAWVADGHADPARLYSLRRLLSTRERTEGD, from the coding sequence ATGCGCCGCTACGGCAAGCACACCGACGAGGACGACATCCGCAGCCGCCCCAACCGCAAGGGCACCCGGCCTCGCACGCACACCCGCCCCAAGCACGAGGACGCCGCCGACGGCATGGTCCTCACCGTCGACCGGGGCCGGCTGACCTGTCTGGTCGACGACCGGATCGTCCTCGCCATGAAGGCCCGCGAGCTGGGCCGCAAGGCGGCGGTGGTGGGCGACCGGGTCGCCCTGGTAGGCGACCTGTCCGGCAAGAAGGACACCCTGGCCCGCATCGTCCGCATCGCCGAGCGCACCTCGGTGCTGCGCCGCACCGCGGACGACGACGACCCCTACGAGCGGGTCGTCGTGGCCAACGCCGACCAGCTCGCCGTCGTCACCGCCCTCGCCGACCCGGAGCCCCGCCCCCGGCTGATCGACCGCTGCCTGGTCGCGGCGTACGACGGCGGCCTCACGCCGCTGCTGGTCCTGACGAAGTCGGACCTGGCGTCCCCGGACAAGCTGCTGGAGCTGTACGGCGACCTCGACATCCCCTACGTCGTGACCAGCCGCGAGGAACTGGAGAACGGCGACGCGGCGGAGCGGGTGCGCGAGCTGCTGGCCGGGCGGACCACGGCGTTCGTCGGCCACTCGGGCGTCGGCAAGACGACGCTGGTCAACGCGCTGGTCCCGCTGGAGCGGCGGCGGGTGACCGGCCACGTCAACGCGGTGACGGGCCGCGGCCGCCACACGACGACCTCGGCGCTGGCCCTGCCGCTGGCCGGCACGGACGACTGGGTGATCGACACCCCGGGCATCCGCTCCTTCGGCCTGCACCACGTCGACCCGTCGCGGGTGATCCTCGCCTTCCCCGACCTGGTGCCGGGCACCGAGGGCTGCCCGCGCGCGTGCAGCCACGACGAGCCGGACTGCGCGCTGGACGCCTGGGTCGCCGACGGTCACGCCGATCCGGCGCGGCTGTACTCCCTGCGCCGCCTGCTGTCCACGCGGGAACGCACCGAGGGCGACTGA